The Tamandua tetradactyla isolate mTamTet1 chromosome 23, mTamTet1.pri, whole genome shotgun sequence genomic interval GCGCGTGGAGGGCCCTGTGGAACGGAGAGAGTAGGCGCGGAAGAGCCGGGGCGGGGGCGCGTGGGAGGGGCCTGAGGTTGGGGGAACATGCATTTGGGGGAGATGCGACGAGGAAGAACTAGCGGGGAGGGGCACGCGGGAGCTTGAGGGAGTGAGGGGAGCGGTGAGAGGCTGGAAGGAGGAACGTCGTATGCGCCCCCTCCCAGGTGCATCCTTTGGAAATGGGGTGGGCAAGGATGTGAAGTTCTTCTGACCCTTCTCTGACCCCACCTCTTTCCCAAGCCGGGGCCCCCAGCATGGCAGAAAACCGAGTGCCCCGCGGGACGGTCGAAGTTGAACTGGACCCGGTGGAGTACACCCTTCGGAAGCGGCTTCCCCACCGCCTGCCCCGGAGGCCCAATGACATCTACGTCAACATGAAGACCGACTTCAAGGCCCAGCTGGCCCGCTGCCAGAAGCTGCTAGACGGAGGGGCGCGGGGGCAGAACGCTTGCACGGAGATCTACATTCACGGCCTGGGCCTGGCCATCAACCGCGCCATCAACATTGCGCTGCAGCTGCAGGCGGGCAGCTTCGGGGCCCTGCAGGTGGCTGCCAACACCTCCACCGTGGAGCTCGTCGACGAGCTGGAACCAGAGACTGATGCACGCGAGCCGCTGACCCGCATCCGCAACAACTCTGCCATCCATATCCGTGTCTTCAGGGTCACACCCAAGTAATTGAAATGAGGCTGGACTGTCGTGGACCTCTGCCAGAGCCGTGTAAGGAAAACGCCTGGCCCCTCTCACCCCAGAGGACTCCAAAATGAGGAGGAGGGTGTTGCTTCTTGTTGGATCCCAGCAGTGGGTTTTCCGGAGTCTGTGTGTGGTCTGGAACCATTGCCCTTTGCAATAAAAAGTGCTAACTTGTTAGTGTCCTGCCACCTCACTGCCAGTGTCTCTTCTCTGTGTATAcctggagaggagggagggtAGGAGACGCAAAGTATTTAGCTACAGGAGGGGGTACCTGAATGTTTTCTGCCTTCACAGACAGTGTAGATCATCCTAGGGTCTGGGTAACCTTAAATGGTCTAGGGCACTGCAGAGGTTGACAGTCCCAGCGTTTGCtttaaaatttctcattcttAGAGGAAGGCTGGGCAGATAAGCATCCACTCTTGCCCCATAAAATGCAACAGTGACAGTTGTATGCTTGGGAAGCCTCCCACTGCTCCTCTGGTGACACCAAAAATGGGAGGGCTTGAGGATGAAGGAAGCACATATAACACCCTAAGGGCCTTCTTTGTCTCAGGCTCGGTGAGAGGTGAACTGGGAACTAAATGAACTGAACTGGGAACTAAATGAACTGACGAATAACCCTAACTCCTTCATTCGCTTAGCTGGGCCACCAGGGCTGCTCCTGAGCAGCTGGGGGCTGGGAAGGGTCAGGCCCTCCTGGCTGGGCCACTGTGGTGGGGAAGGGAGTCTCCCCCTGAGTAATCCCTAGACATGCAGGTGATAAATATGTTCTTGTTTGGATATTTGTGGGACGGTCTGGTTTTTTCATGTTTATCAAACCAGGGTCATCGAAAGCAATGTTTATCAAAGCAGCTAGTGACCTGTTTGTGGGCCTGCGAATCAATTTACTGTGGTCACagccttttaaaaacaaataaaaaggaaaaagttgcAACCTATGTGGTAATTTTATTGAAGCTTTTTCagctatgtgtgtgtgcatatatttatatacacacatgtagTGGTCATATTGGCTGAGGTCACAGAAAGCTTCGGATCTAAAGGTCAGTAATAGTATTTTACTCTAAATCACTGGTAGGTAGTTTGGTTTGGAGCTCTGAACATCAGACCCCCAAGTTTTACCTTCCTCTGGTAGACTCGTGTGTTCCTGTCGATGAGTTGTACTGGGTCAGTGACTGCCACCAACTCAGGCAAGCAGACTGCTGCACACATACGACTAAACATGTGCTGATGCCTGTTGCAAGCAAGACCTGGGTTGGACTCCAGGGAGATGAAGATGGGCATGATACAGCCTCTGCCTGCAAGAAACTCACCATCTAATTGTGAAGGAGTGAGAAGTGGCCTAAACTGTGAGAAGCCCTGGTGGGGTCCAAAATGACTTCACCTTTGACCTGGGTATTGATGGGTGATTAGGAGTTTGTtaggcagagaagagaaaaaaaggcataTCTGGCAGAGGGCTTAGCATATATAAAGGTGGGGATTCATGAATAGTCAGGGTGTGCCCTGGGCCTGGAGATGCACTGAGGATGGTTAAAAAAGCAGGATGCACTGGGGAGATTCAGGCGTAAGACTGAAATTTATTTAGCAGGCTACTTGCACCCCTCATCAAGTTTTGGACCGGAGGGGTTCCTTGTCCTGGAGCCCCACAGTAGCAGAGTGGGGAATCAATCGGCAGGGCGCCGTGTGGAACTGTGTGTCTCCCTGCACGTATGTGTTTTCGTCTCTGTGCTCCTGGCGTGGGCCCAGCCGAGGTGATGGCCGGCGTCCCTTGTGCGTTCGGTTTGTTTTGGCAGCTCCCACTCCCAGCCTGTTTGTTGTTTCTCCTCCATGTTCTCTCGCTGCTAACCAGTGGGGCTTCCCTCTGTGCAGTTCGGCACAAATAGCCCATAGATGCTGCCTCTGAAGGAAGATGGGCTCTAGGGGCTCACTTGGTAGTGCATGTTGGCACGGAGTAGCATGGGAAAGGCCCCTGCAGTTCCTGAGTCCATGTGTGGTGGGCGGGCCTGGGGCACCTACTTTCCTCTGGAAGGAGGCCCACTCGGCctttgttttcccttctcttggcTCCCTGATGTGGCTTCCATCAAAGCTGGGACAAGAGgaacagggaatgggagtggggcTGGGGTTCAAATGCagctcccttccttctttttacttaaCAGTTTGAGAGCCCACGATGAGTGTGGGAGACCTCTTACTGCAGTCACAGACCGCAGAGTCCAAATACAAATCCACATGCTTCTCTTGCAGGAGGGAGTAGACATTCGCTTGTCATGCATAAGCACTTGCTGAGCAGATTTAGAACCTGGTCCTGTCCTCAAGAGATTTACAGTAGGAAATAGGACAGAgagatttaaaaagacaaatactttgtccttttgtttctggctaatgtcattcagcctaatgtcctcaaggttcatccacgttgtcacatgtttcatgactttattctgtcttacagctgtgtaatattccatcgtgtctATATACcccagcttgtttagccactcatccgtcgatggacatttggattgtttgtgTCTCTTGGCAATCGTGACTAATGAGAGGCTATGAATCTTGCTTGCTGCGAGAGAAACATACTTTCTTGAAGGTACTAAAATTATTTGCTGGTTCATGAATTAAGACGTGAGCAGAAGGACTCACTTATACACAGATCAGGGGATGCTTATGAGGTCAAACAATCATTGAGATTTGTCAATTCTCAGTGAAACCATTAACAATTTGGGGGAAACATTTGCTAAATGGGGATGTTTAAGAATATGTCTGAGGCTGCTATAAGCATCTGTTGAGTTGGTTTTGGCCTACGTTCCTCCAGTTAGGGAGGGTGGTAAGCACTGACAGGCCCGCCCTGTGGAACTCATGCAGAATCCTCAAAGTCACCAAGCCCATGGGAACAAGACAAAACTTCCTTATTCACAGCAACACACCTCCAGAGCCTtaccagggagaaaaaaaaattcctcccaTTTGCATTGTCAATAATGTTTTGTTTACATTAAGATTTTATCATGTTCGTTTTATTTGGACAGGAAAGCTACTCTGGTCGATTTACCAGCTCTGTCTTCCAAAATAGGATGGGTGACGTGGGAAGGGGCTTAGGAATATTCGGGTTTACTTGTGAGCTAGAGATGCCAGCATGTGGTCCAACCAAGGAGAAGGGGTTCTGAAGCCCGAGGTTGAGGTAACTGTGTTTCTAGGGGGGTGTCTGAGCCCTCCAAGGAAGCAAGTGTTTGGGGGATTCAAGAGAGGAGGAACCACGGATACAATACTTCAGGCCTTGTCTAGGCTGAGCTCAAAGGTCTCGTTCAGTACAAGGCATTTGGAGCTCCCCTAGGTCTCCCTAGGAGGTGACCCCTGTGGGCGGGAGAGCTTAGAAACGCTGGA includes:
- the POP7 gene encoding ribonuclease P protein subunit p20, which encodes MAENRVPRGTVEVELDPVEYTLRKRLPHRLPRRPNDIYVNMKTDFKAQLARCQKLLDGGARGQNACTEIYIHGLGLAINRAINIALQLQAGSFGALQVAANTSTVELVDELEPETDAREPLTRIRNNSAIHIRVFRVTPK